A genomic segment from Tuwongella immobilis encodes:
- a CDS encoding TIGR02996 domain-containing protein yields MIDESDFWSQILAHPADLALRLAFADWLEEHDRTDQALFIRWDCERTALLDRFDWGVQHSARVRSLEFHCNELLIRHADAPWANPAPAPGILGQFRSGFLEWVICNLRTFLTQLPALIDRIPLTGVQLTGGVGEFDRLTHDSQFARLAYLNLADLHYGNADLDAILDSPYLASLRTLDLSNTGTHRRELDRIAEDDSLARLRCLILNENQLRADDFWTLAGRSHLSGLRRLYLSGNQLGNAGVEALAGSPLMGRLTHLDLSSNGLSSLAVQWLADSPRIDRLQVLHLADNAIFDTGIIALANSPHLADLRYLNLQDTDVGDAALEAILNSPLAQRLEYLSISTGEISEALVQRIREHFGDGLIVPDAYNG; encoded by the coding sequence ATGATCGATGAATCGGATTTCTGGTCGCAGATTTTGGCCCACCCGGCGGATTTGGCCCTGAGATTGGCCTTCGCCGATTGGCTGGAAGAACACGACCGGACCGATCAAGCCCTGTTTATCCGCTGGGATTGTGAACGCACGGCGCTGCTGGATCGCTTCGATTGGGGCGTCCAGCACTCCGCGCGGGTGCGATCGCTCGAATTTCATTGCAATGAATTGCTGATTCGCCATGCCGATGCCCCGTGGGCCAATCCGGCACCTGCCCCGGGCATCCTGGGCCAATTCCGGTCGGGGTTTCTCGAATGGGTCATCTGCAATCTGCGGACATTCTTGACCCAGCTCCCCGCGTTAATTGACCGCATTCCCTTGACTGGCGTGCAACTCACCGGCGGAGTCGGCGAATTCGACCGATTGACCCACGATAGCCAGTTCGCACGGCTCGCATATCTGAATCTTGCCGACTTACACTATGGGAATGCCGACTTAGATGCGATTTTGGATTCGCCATATCTCGCAAGTCTGCGGACATTGGACTTGTCCAACACGGGCACCCATCGACGCGAATTGGATCGCATTGCCGAGGATGATTCGCTGGCTCGGCTGCGCTGTTTGATTCTGAACGAGAATCAACTCCGGGCCGATGATTTCTGGACGCTGGCGGGACGCTCGCATCTGTCGGGATTGCGCCGCTTGTATTTGAGCGGAAATCAGTTGGGCAACGCCGGTGTCGAAGCCTTGGCCGGCTCGCCGTTAATGGGCCGATTGACGCATTTGGATCTATCCAGCAATGGATTGTCGTCCCTGGCCGTGCAATGGCTCGCCGATTCGCCCCGAATCGACCGCTTGCAGGTGCTGCATCTGGCGGATAACGCCATTTTCGATACCGGAATCATCGCCTTGGCCAACAGTCCCCACCTGGCGGATTTGCGGTATTTGAATCTGCAAGACACCGATGTCGGCGATGCCGCATTGGAGGCCATTTTGAATTCCCCGTTGGCCCAACGGTTGGAATATCTCAGCATTTCAACGGGCGAAATCAGCGAGGCTCTGGTTCAGCGAATCCGCGAACATTTCGGGGATGGGCTGATTGTCCCGGATGCCTACAATGGATAG
- a CDS encoding ArnT family glycosyltransferase, which translates to MASVVSGRTGHYLLLLVVGVLLTLPNLGRPSLWDIDEGLNAEAAREMLEAGTWIVPTFNYELRAAKPVLLYWCQMLSYQVFGINEFGARFPSFLAGLVTMLLTYELARRMFTPSTGLLAGLVVGSAFEVCMLSHAATPDGLLLLFSTLTYVCFWFGSRNGSQAWWIPTAIACGFAVLTKGPVGVALPGTVLLAYFAWNRQLSRLFWDRRAILAWVIFLAIALPWYILVTVETKSAFIKEFLLKQNVNRFMAPMEHHSGPIFYHVVGLFIFFAPWSVVLAVTTWISIRQSATKRLMEPLSPEASQTIEASRNGVEAYRLLLCWIGAYLLFFSLAATKLPNYVLPLYPALAILTARMIDRWRTGELTLPRWAMPAGVGALALVGVILGTASVLLGGIVDVKIGKMPRLEGMREVLWVAAIPLLGAAIAAIYLRWNDRQRVVQAMTLTAVAFTGCVAAVASYALEPHKAPKAIAQELGLHQPDAEIRIGSLVWFQPSLVYYVQRQVTKLPDIPATIEFLKQPVPTYVLIHEKDYDRILPQLTVPHTVIGKRYDLYKNGHVVVLSNPAAQAARQPAGGAPAGVAWNDR; encoded by the coding sequence ATGGCATCCGTTGTTTCGGGCCGCACCGGCCACTATCTGCTGCTTCTGGTCGTCGGCGTCCTGCTGACGTTGCCCAACTTGGGGCGACCCTCGTTGTGGGATATCGACGAGGGTTTGAATGCCGAGGCCGCCCGCGAGATGCTCGAAGCCGGCACCTGGATCGTTCCGACCTTCAACTACGAACTTCGCGCCGCCAAGCCGGTACTGCTGTACTGGTGTCAGATGTTATCCTACCAAGTCTTTGGCATCAACGAATTCGGCGCGCGCTTCCCGTCGTTTTTGGCGGGATTGGTGACGATGCTGCTGACGTATGAGCTGGCGCGGCGGATGTTTACGCCATCGACGGGGCTGCTGGCCGGGTTGGTCGTCGGCAGCGCGTTTGAAGTCTGCATGCTCAGCCATGCCGCCACGCCTGATGGCTTGTTGCTGCTATTTAGCACGCTGACGTATGTTTGCTTCTGGTTTGGTTCCCGCAATGGCTCGCAGGCGTGGTGGATTCCCACGGCGATTGCCTGCGGATTTGCCGTGCTGACCAAGGGGCCGGTGGGGGTGGCGCTGCCCGGCACGGTGCTGCTTGCCTATTTTGCCTGGAATCGCCAGTTGTCCCGCCTGTTTTGGGATCGTCGCGCGATCCTTGCCTGGGTGATTTTCCTAGCCATTGCGTTGCCCTGGTACATTTTGGTGACGGTCGAAACGAAGTCGGCATTCATCAAGGAATTTCTGCTCAAACAGAATGTCAACCGATTCATGGCACCGATGGAGCATCACTCGGGGCCGATTTTCTACCACGTGGTGGGATTGTTCATTTTCTTTGCGCCGTGGAGTGTCGTGCTGGCGGTGACGACGTGGATTTCGATTCGCCAATCGGCCACCAAGCGCTTGATGGAGCCGCTTTCCCCGGAAGCGAGTCAGACCATCGAAGCGAGTCGCAACGGAGTCGAAGCGTATCGCCTGCTGCTGTGCTGGATTGGTGCGTATTTGCTGTTTTTCTCGCTCGCTGCCACCAAATTGCCGAATTATGTGTTGCCGTTGTACCCCGCGCTGGCGATTCTGACCGCCCGCATGATCGACCGCTGGCGAACGGGCGAACTGACGCTGCCACGCTGGGCCATGCCCGCAGGCGTTGGTGCGTTGGCGCTGGTGGGCGTGATTCTGGGCACGGCCAGCGTGTTGCTGGGCGGAATCGTCGATGTGAAGATCGGGAAGATGCCGCGATTGGAAGGCATGCGCGAGGTGCTGTGGGTGGCGGCGATTCCACTTTTGGGAGCGGCGATTGCGGCGATTTACCTGCGATGGAACGATCGGCAGCGCGTTGTGCAAGCCATGACCCTGACGGCAGTTGCGTTTACCGGCTGCGTGGCCGCCGTCGCCAGTTACGCGCTGGAGCCGCACAAAGCTCCCAAGGCAATCGCCCAGGAATTGGGGCTGCATCAACCGGATGCCGAGATCCGCATTGGCTCGCTGGTGTGGTTCCAACCGAGTTTGGTGTACTATGTGCAGCGGCAGGTGACCAAATTACCGGATATTCCAGCGACGATTGAATTTTTGAAGCAGCCCGTGCCGACGTATGTGTTGATCCACGAGAAGGATTACGATCGCATTTTGCCGCAACTCACGGTGCCGCATACGGTGATTGGCAAACGCTACGATTTGTATAAGAACGGGCATGTGGTGGTGCTGTCCAACCCCGCGGCGCAAGCAGCTCGCCAACCCGCGGGCGGGGCACCGGCGGGAGTGGCTTGGAATGATCGATGA
- a CDS encoding ROK family protein has protein sequence MSTALRYVGLDVGGTTMKAAVIDDEGIAAPAVSLPTEAHRGQEAGLERMCETIRAAVSAAGMTMDQITAIGVATPGIMDIAAGLIVDPPNLKPWKNVQVRGHIAEVFQKPTAFQNDANAAAFGEYWIGTGRDAHSMVLFTLGTGVGGGIIIGDQVIEGRHSHGGELGHMRIQLRGGRLCGCGRLGCLEAYASATAVVARAREEVATYTGSTKLKELLQSASGEEFSSRTIFDAAAHGDELAEKIVDDTAFYLAVGATNMMHSVDPDLILFGGGMIAAGESFLNRIRKHVHEIALPIPAERCEIRYASLGSDAGFIGAAACARQLIHRQRASSK, from the coding sequence ATGAGTACAGCGCTGCGATATGTCGGGCTGGATGTGGGCGGGACCACGATGAAGGCCGCAGTCATTGACGATGAGGGGATTGCCGCCCCCGCCGTCAGCCTGCCCACCGAGGCACATCGCGGCCAGGAAGCCGGCTTGGAACGGATGTGCGAGACGATTCGCGCCGCCGTCTCGGCTGCCGGAATGACCATGGATCAAATCACCGCCATCGGGGTGGCCACGCCCGGCATCATGGACATTGCCGCCGGATTGATCGTCGATCCCCCCAATTTGAAGCCTTGGAAGAATGTCCAAGTGCGGGGCCATATCGCCGAAGTCTTCCAAAAGCCAACCGCATTTCAGAATGATGCCAATGCCGCGGCATTCGGCGAATACTGGATCGGCACCGGACGCGATGCCCATAGCATGGTGCTGTTCACGCTCGGCACCGGCGTCGGCGGCGGGATCATCATTGGCGATCAGGTCATCGAAGGCCGACACTCCCACGGCGGCGAACTCGGCCACATGCGCATCCAACTGCGTGGCGGTCGGTTGTGCGGCTGCGGTCGCTTGGGCTGCCTCGAAGCCTATGCCTCCGCCACTGCCGTCGTCGCCCGCGCCCGCGAAGAAGTCGCCACCTACACGGGCAGCACCAAACTGAAAGAATTGCTGCAATCCGCGAGTGGAGAAGAGTTTAGCTCGCGCACCATCTTCGATGCCGCCGCTCATGGCGATGAATTGGCTGAGAAGATCGTCGATGATACGGCGTTTTACCTGGCCGTGGGTGCAACCAATATGATGCACAGCGTCGATCCGGATTTGATTCTGTTCGGCGGTGGGATGATCGCCGCCGGGGAATCGTTCCTGAATCGCATTCGCAAGCACGTTCACGAAATTGCCTTACCGATTCCCGCCGAACGCTGCGAAATCCGCTACGCCAGCCTGGGAAGCGACGCGGGATTCATCGGCGCGGCCGCCTGTGCCCGCCAATTGATCCATCGCCAGCGAGCATCCAGCAAATAA
- a CDS encoding alginate export family protein: protein MKPVRSVFGLCLGSLLASTAWGQSPATPIPTPLPTISSPIGSESVLPLPPAMSAIPLMESVPQTVSPAPATEPKSPSVFSKMPPLQTVALPGGAPIPPTNDGYYTGLDWLLDQAGPPPKSPFPRFALVPFSFENSNYRPLDSVPFDERDIWESLKRIPVGDDWMFSMGGEFRWRYADETNSRLTGVRNTYDLFRTRLYGDLYYRDRFRFFVEGLFAESVNQNLPFNAVDINRGDIHEAFADLRLFDFGEDHRVWVRGGRQELIYGSQRLLSPSEWGNVRRRFDGVKLYERSEKWDLDLWVTSPVLNATNSLDSTDRNVVFTGAWNTFRPAKGHYIDLYYLNLDNTNPVSVGAGGRRGGHNISTFGFRALSNANAWMYDVEAAWQTGRWVNQDISAAMFSGGVGYHWKERPWNPQLWFFYDFASGDNDPLSGKHTTFNHLYSFGHFYFGYNDVVGRQNIHDFNVQFALYPSEWITTQAQFHVFHLAEARDALYGPVGAPLRRDITGRAGTDVGQELDWIVNFHLTKHQDLLIGYSHLFTGDFIRATGAGGDLDTIYVQYNYRW, encoded by the coding sequence ATGAAACCCGTACGTTCGGTTTTCGGTCTTTGTCTCGGCTCTTTGCTTGCATCAACCGCCTGGGGACAATCGCCCGCCACTCCCATTCCGACTCCGCTTCCCACGATATCGTCACCAATCGGCAGTGAATCGGTGTTGCCACTGCCGCCCGCGATGTCTGCGATTCCGCTGATGGAATCGGTGCCGCAAACCGTCTCGCCTGCGCCAGCGACGGAGCCAAAGTCACCCTCAGTTTTCTCGAAAATGCCGCCGCTGCAAACGGTTGCGCTTCCAGGTGGTGCCCCGATTCCGCCCACCAACGACGGCTACTACACCGGCCTGGATTGGCTGCTGGACCAAGCCGGACCACCGCCGAAGAGTCCGTTTCCCCGATTTGCGCTGGTGCCGTTTAGCTTCGAAAATTCGAATTATCGTCCGCTCGATTCCGTTCCATTCGATGAGCGGGATATCTGGGAATCGCTCAAACGGATTCCCGTGGGTGACGATTGGATGTTCTCGATGGGCGGCGAATTTCGTTGGCGGTATGCCGATGAAACGAACAGCCGATTGACCGGCGTGCGGAACACCTACGATCTCTTCCGCACACGACTGTATGGTGATCTGTATTATCGCGATCGCTTCCGCTTCTTCGTCGAAGGGCTGTTTGCCGAGAGCGTGAATCAGAATCTGCCGTTCAACGCGGTCGATATCAATCGTGGGGACATTCACGAGGCATTCGCCGATTTGCGACTATTCGATTTCGGAGAAGATCACCGCGTCTGGGTTCGCGGCGGTCGGCAGGAACTCATCTACGGTTCCCAACGCCTGCTCTCGCCCAGCGAGTGGGGCAACGTGCGCCGCCGATTCGATGGCGTGAAATTGTACGAGCGATCCGAAAAATGGGATCTCGATTTGTGGGTCACCTCCCCAGTGCTCAACGCCACCAACAGTCTGGACTCAACAGACCGCAATGTCGTGTTCACCGGGGCATGGAACACGTTCCGCCCGGCCAAAGGACACTATATCGATCTGTACTATCTCAACTTGGACAACACGAATCCGGTTTCGGTGGGTGCCGGTGGGCGTCGGGGTGGGCACAACATCAGTACCTTCGGTTTTCGGGCGCTCAGCAATGCGAATGCCTGGATGTACGATGTTGAAGCCGCATGGCAAACCGGTCGCTGGGTGAATCAAGATATCTCGGCGGCGATGTTTTCCGGCGGCGTCGGCTATCATTGGAAAGAGCGGCCCTGGAATCCGCAACTCTGGTTCTTCTATGACTTTGCGTCCGGCGATAATGATCCGCTCTCCGGCAAGCACACGACATTCAACCATCTGTATTCCTTCGGACACTTCTATTTCGGATACAATGACGTGGTTGGCCGTCAGAATATCCATGACTTTAACGTCCAATTTGCGCTCTATCCCAGCGAGTGGATTACCACACAGGCTCAATTCCACGTCTTCCATCTGGCGGAAGCACGCGATGCGCTCTACGGTCCGGTCGGTGCCCCGTTGCGTCGAGACATTACGGGCCGTGCCGGAACCGATGTCGGCCAGGAACTCGATTGGATCGTGAATTTCCACCTGACGAAGCATCAAGACTTGCTGATTGGATATTCGCATTTGTTTACGGGCGATTTCATCCGCGCAACGGGTGCGGGCGGCGATCTCGACACCATCTACGTGCAATATAACTATCGCTGGTGA